In the genome of Apostichopus japonicus isolate 1M-3 chromosome 15, ASM3797524v1, whole genome shotgun sequence, one region contains:
- the LOC139980594 gene encoding small integral membrane protein 14-like, which yields MAEGGFDPCECIYSHEGAMRRLINMLRDSQDTCSDTTCTLELPGPESASGNYNMMLFMMGWMVLALVLFLVRPARLRGRGDEKPRAVDHQGPEPPPVD from the exons ATGGCTGAAGGGGGTTTTGACCCTTGTGAATGTATATATTCCCATGAGGGGGCCATGAGGAGACTCATAAATATG tTGAGAGATTCACAGGACACTTGTTCAGATACAACTTGCACCCTTGAAT TGCCTGGTCCAGAGTCAGCGTCTGGTAATTACAATATGATGCTGTTCATGATGGGTTGGATGGTTCTTGCCTTGGTCCTCTTTCTGGTACGACCAGCACGGCTACGAGGTCGGGGTGACGAAAAGCCAAGAGCAGTTGATCAT CAAGGACCAGAACCTCCCCCGGTGGATTAA